In a single window of the Nocardiopsis composta genome:
- a CDS encoding DUF397 domain-containing protein, with amino-acid sequence MNTRFDWKKSSYSHQKGACAEVAADGHRFLVRDSKHPSLGCLGFPAAEWRAFLGRLKSEGRPGQG; translated from the coding sequence TTGAACACCAGATTCGATTGGAAGAAGTCGTCTTACAGCCATCAGAAGGGGGCCTGCGCCGAAGTCGCCGCCGACGGGCATCGCTTCCTCGTCCGCGACTCCAAGCACCCCTCGCTCGGATGCCTGGGCTTTCCCGCCGCGGAGTGGCGGGCTTTCCTCGGCCGGCTCAAGTCGGAGGGTCGTCCCGGGCAGGGGTAG
- a CDS encoding helix-turn-helix domain-containing protein: protein MVTSRTSEVRRQRLGAALREIRRRTGESSEAVGRALGWHSTTVSRYESGRRSVKREHLKELISYYRLEQEEGERLLTLWRLAAEPSWWYPYRDIIPPEYAALIDLESDAATIRDYSSVVPGLLQTPDYARALISSGQQEISEDEIERRVEVRMQRQHVLSKPDAPRFWAVMDEAGLRRDIGGVKVMREQLNALLEAMKRERVTIQVVPFSVGAHPATASNFMLLELSNHKSIVYLETVAGDLYLESDGEVQLCYTAFEHMIGTALDRAGSAKLISAILKELD from the coding sequence ATGGTGACGAGCAGGACCAGTGAAGTCCGACGGCAGAGGTTGGGGGCGGCCCTCCGCGAGATCCGGAGGCGTACCGGTGAGAGCAGCGAAGCCGTGGGCAGGGCACTCGGCTGGCACTCCACGACGGTGAGCCGCTACGAGTCCGGAAGGCGATCGGTCAAGCGTGAGCACCTCAAGGAGCTGATCTCCTACTACCGCTTGGAGCAAGAAGAGGGCGAGCGCTTGTTGACCCTGTGGCGTCTCGCGGCTGAGCCCTCTTGGTGGTACCCCTACCGCGACATCATTCCTCCCGAGTACGCCGCACTCATCGACCTCGAATCCGACGCGGCGACGATCCGTGACTACTCAAGCGTCGTCCCCGGACTGCTCCAGACCCCCGATTACGCCCGTGCTCTCATCTCAAGCGGCCAGCAGGAGATCAGCGAAGACGAGATCGAGCGCAGGGTCGAAGTGCGGATGCAACGCCAGCATGTCCTGTCCAAACCGGATGCACCTCGTTTCTGGGCGGTCATGGATGAGGCCGGGCTTCGCCGTGACATCGGTGGAGTCAAGGTCATGCGGGAACAGCTCAACGCCCTGCTGGAGGCCATGAAGCGCGAACGCGTCACGATCCAGGTCGTCCCCTTCTCAGTAGGGGCCCATCCGGCCACCGCCAGTAATTTCATGCTGCTGGAACTGTCGAACCACAAGAGCATCGTCTACCTGGAGACCGTGGCAGGCGACCTCTACCTCGAAAGCGACGGCGAGGTGCAGCTCTGCTATACAGCCTTCGAGCACATGATCGGCACCGCTCTGGACCGGGCAGGGTCGGCCAAGCTGATCTCGGCGATCCTCAAGGAGCTTGATTGA
- a CDS encoding FKBP-type peptidyl-prolyl cis-trans isomerase yields the protein MLVNSEFDSTWEYGAVPKNFALNRSSAIEGWIQGLAGVKAGSRVMLTVPPELGYGSAGNTAVDVAPDRTLVYVIDVLDVVRPS from the coding sequence TTGCTCGTAAACTCGGAGTTCGACTCGACCTGGGAGTACGGCGCGGTCCCCAAGAACTTCGCGCTGAACCGGTCCTCGGCGATCGAGGGGTGGATCCAGGGCCTGGCGGGCGTCAAGGCCGGCAGCCGCGTCATGCTCACGGTGCCGCCGGAGCTGGGATACGGCTCCGCGGGGAACACGGCGGTGGACGTGGCACCCGACCGGACGCTGGTCTACGTCATCGACGTCCTGGACGTCGTGCGGCCTTCCTGA
- a CDS encoding polymorphic toxin-type HINT domain-containing protein, producing the protein MRWVWRAEAGGFKVEYAALVLLVATVVTAVFAFGLPTDVQRLYAEGLCRIAGEEGCEEFEGDGTEQGSPGDQESGNPGDPDGDAPGGESPEPSADPSASPGADGEDWVNPADAILAQYDPVAAQDYADAEADLEQAEKDLENSGYDEVYDELINLVGDIIGYNDAKACLTEGDIMACIWTVVGFTPWGKGAKLVKNSAKIIKLWNRFRKAKKAKEAAERAASTAQAKLDELVSKVTSSCKISSFLPCTEVLMADGSTRAISQVEVGDLVMSEDPVSGERSPQPVTGVIGSYGDKELVSVSFHDGTGGITGVGSLTATGGHPFWVEGEQRWKEARDLVPGDAVIGPDGERSWVTSTSTDRRLQQVNNLSVANFHTYFVWTGSGAALVHNCRLKELNGPGRPFQTPKGLIFRDRYYNDTGQNQHALQHVLEHSADTSPKAIDRMKNGQPHTKFKQDGNALQTLNDAWGKRKKKDVKKSTYNGKTTYWIPMGKAIGDDGEEIVKIVVEKGNEVVTAFPVKKMGD; encoded by the coding sequence ATGCGCTGGGTGTGGAGGGCCGAAGCCGGCGGGTTCAAGGTCGAGTACGCGGCCCTGGTGCTGCTGGTCGCGACCGTGGTGACCGCGGTGTTCGCGTTCGGCCTGCCGACCGATGTGCAGCGGCTCTACGCCGAAGGCCTCTGCCGGATCGCCGGCGAGGAAGGGTGCGAGGAGTTCGAAGGGGACGGCACCGAGCAGGGCTCGCCCGGTGACCAGGAATCCGGGAACCCCGGCGATCCCGACGGGGACGCGCCGGGAGGGGAGAGCCCCGAACCCAGCGCGGACCCCAGTGCCTCTCCGGGCGCAGACGGTGAGGACTGGGTCAACCCGGCCGACGCGATCCTGGCCCAGTACGACCCCGTGGCGGCCCAGGACTACGCGGACGCGGAGGCCGACCTCGAACAGGCCGAGAAGGACCTGGAGAACTCCGGCTACGACGAGGTCTACGACGAGCTGATCAACCTGGTCGGCGACATCATCGGCTACAACGACGCCAAGGCCTGCCTCACCGAGGGCGACATCATGGCCTGCATCTGGACCGTGGTCGGCTTCACCCCCTGGGGCAAGGGCGCCAAGCTCGTCAAGAACTCCGCCAAGATCATCAAGCTGTGGAACCGCTTCCGCAAGGCCAAGAAGGCCAAGGAGGCGGCCGAGCGGGCCGCGTCCACCGCGCAGGCCAAGCTGGACGAGCTGGTCTCGAAGGTCACCTCGTCCTGCAAGATCAGCAGCTTCCTGCCGTGCACCGAGGTCCTGATGGCCGACGGCAGCACCAGGGCCATCTCGCAGGTCGAGGTCGGCGACCTGGTGATGTCGGAGGATCCGGTCAGCGGGGAGCGATCACCCCAGCCGGTGACCGGGGTCATCGGCTCCTACGGCGACAAGGAGCTCGTCTCCGTCAGCTTCCACGACGGGACCGGCGGGATCACCGGTGTCGGCAGCCTGACCGCCACCGGCGGCCACCCGTTCTGGGTCGAGGGCGAGCAGCGCTGGAAGGAGGCCCGCGACCTCGTCCCGGGCGACGCGGTGATCGGCCCCGACGGGGAGCGGTCGTGGGTGACCTCCACCAGCACCGACCGGCGCCTGCAGCAGGTCAACAACCTCAGCGTGGCGAACTTCCACACCTACTTCGTGTGGACCGGCTCCGGCGCCGCGCTCGTCCACAACTGCAGGCTCAAGGAGCTCAACGGGCCGGGGCGGCCGTTCCAGACCCCGAAGGGTCTGATCTTCCGGGACCGCTACTACAACGACACGGGGCAGAACCAGCACGCGCTCCAGCACGTTCTGGAGCACAGCGCCGACACCTCGCCCAAGGCGATCGACCGGATGAAGAACGGGCAGCCGCACACCAAATTCAAGCAGGACGGCAACGCACTGCAGACCCTGAACGACGCCTGGGGCAAACGGAAGAAGAAGGACGTCAAGAAGTCCACTTACAACGGCAAGACGACCTACTGGATCCCGATGGGCAAGGCCATCGGCGATGATGGTGAGGAGATCGTCAAGATCGTCGTGGAGAAGGGCAACGAGGTCGTCACCGCCTTCCCGGTGAAGAAGATGGGCGACTGA
- a CDS encoding aggregation-promoting factor C-terminal-like domain-containing protein: protein MQTDPQGKFNDLVREMVCLVEGPECDGKTWTEVDRPKKPKEYSFGIPSGGRGGDNEENKALGKELAAKRGFTGREWECLETLWSHESNWNHKAVNPSGGAAGIPQLHPSAHAFPPGYMDSAEVQIEWGLDYIEGRYKTPCQAWAFWQNPYPKNPGYSTNWY from the coding sequence ATGCAGACGGACCCCCAGGGCAAGTTCAACGACCTTGTCCGCGAGATGGTGTGTCTCGTCGAAGGTCCCGAGTGCGACGGCAAGACCTGGACCGAGGTCGACCGGCCGAAGAAGCCCAAGGAGTACTCGTTCGGCATCCCCAGCGGCGGACGCGGGGGCGACAACGAGGAGAACAAGGCCCTCGGCAAGGAGCTCGCCGCCAAGCGCGGCTTCACCGGCCGGGAATGGGAGTGCCTGGAGACCCTGTGGAGCCATGAGAGCAACTGGAACCACAAGGCGGTGAACCCGAGCGGCGGTGCCGCCGGCATCCCCCAGCTCCACCCCTCCGCCCATGCGTTCCCGCCCGGGTACATGGACAGCGCCGAAGTGCAGATCGAATGGGGCCTCGACTACATCGAGGGCCGCTACAAGACCCCTTGCCAGGCGTGGGCCTTCTGGCAGAACCCCTACCCGAAGAACCCCGGCTACAGCACCAACTGGTACTAG
- a CDS encoding Hint domain-containing protein, translating to MLELIGDIIGYNDAKACLTEGDIMACIWTVVGFTPWGKGAKLVKNAPKIIKLWNRFRKAKKAREAVQKRIDDLKKKLGEKNGKVDDAVNDCLGEGGRKNSFAAGTPVLMADGALLAIEDVSVGDEVLSFDPLTGEEGPREVTDLIRGDGHTELVEIGTAGADGGTGTLTATAGHPFWLPESAEWSDASRLTAGTELRTAEGRWAPVASAETRRVEPQEVFNLTVEGLHTYYVQAPGGPAVLVHNDDPKDPGPACELPEDSRPGVGDKPKRVSNSNMPHAAERADERIPEYKGDQKKAREDLKDLGKKIEKEGFPEGTIPDTARKDRVLVPFGSNGYAVYQIKPNGAATLKTVLIRK from the coding sequence GTGCTCGAGCTGATCGGCGACATCATCGGCTACAACGACGCCAAGGCCTGCCTCACCGAGGGCGACATCATGGCCTGCATCTGGACCGTCGTCGGCTTCACCCCCTGGGGCAAGGGCGCCAAGCTCGTCAAGAACGCCCCCAAGATCATCAAGCTGTGGAACCGCTTCCGCAAGGCCAAGAAGGCCCGTGAGGCGGTTCAGAAGCGGATCGACGACCTCAAGAAGAAGCTCGGCGAGAAGAACGGCAAGGTCGACGACGCGGTCAACGACTGCCTCGGAGAGGGCGGCCGGAAGAACAGCTTCGCGGCCGGCACCCCGGTGCTGATGGCCGACGGGGCGCTGCTCGCCATCGAGGACGTCTCCGTCGGCGACGAGGTGCTCTCCTTCGACCCGCTCACCGGAGAAGAGGGGCCGCGCGAGGTCACCGACCTGATCCGCGGTGACGGGCACACCGAGCTGGTCGAGATCGGTACGGCCGGCGCCGACGGCGGCACCGGCACCCTCACCGCCACCGCCGGCCACCCGTTCTGGCTTCCGGAGTCCGCGGAGTGGAGCGACGCCTCACGGCTCACCGCCGGTACCGAGCTCAGGACCGCGGAAGGGCGGTGGGCCCCGGTCGCCTCAGCCGAGACCCGGCGGGTCGAACCGCAGGAGGTCTTCAACCTCACCGTCGAAGGCCTGCACACCTACTACGTGCAGGCCCCGGGCGGGCCGGCCGTGCTCGTCCACAACGACGATCCGAAGGATCCCGGGCCGGCCTGCGAGCTCCCCGAGGACAGCCGTCCCGGCGTCGGCGACAAGCCGAAGAGGGTCTCCAACTCGAACATGCCGCACGCCGCGGAGCGCGCGGACGAGCGCATCCCCGAGTACAAGGGCGACCAGAAGAAGGCCCGGGAAGACCTCAAGGACCTCGGCAAGAAGATCGAGAAGGAAGGCTTCCCGGAAGGGACCATCCCGGACACCGCCCGAAAGGACCGCGTACTCGTCCCCTTCGGGTCGAACGGGTACGCCGTCTACCAGATCAAGCCCAACGGGGCGGCGACCTTGAAGACCGTACTGATTCGGAAGTAG
- a CDS encoding OmpA family protein, whose translation MRRSAIKRLREHRLAPVVPLLAVSLLLSSCVSGGGDSGGGGGDDSQGGGGDGSSGSGSENKPIATSLTSATAHKENLEFGVMSLERHGDDMVVLNVTVTNRGDKTMTVRDMFREAGRFDGIDYTPDGVSLVDTANSKRYMPFNREGEDKCLCSDWDGTTEITEGESIDFWVAYPNLPSEVKSVVITTPVTPNIIDVPITNTKSPDKEITETPVEDPDIRDLTSYADALDGESSREETGSETKIMLSSDILFKVNESKLTEKATQALESVAKEIDASSGSTVKIDGYTDNTGNDSINNPLSEERAEAVKKELEKITTREGLEFEVEGHGSDDPVATNSTDEGREKNRRVTITFEK comes from the coding sequence GTGCGCAGATCTGCGATTAAGCGCTTGAGAGAGCACAGGCTGGCGCCCGTCGTCCCGCTCTTGGCCGTCTCACTCCTGCTCTCGTCCTGCGTTTCAGGCGGAGGCGATTCCGGCGGAGGCGGCGGAGACGACAGCCAGGGCGGAGGCGGAGACGGCTCTTCCGGGTCAGGGAGCGAGAACAAGCCGATCGCCACTTCCCTGACGAGCGCCACTGCTCATAAGGAGAACCTAGAGTTCGGGGTCATGTCGCTGGAGCGTCATGGCGACGACATGGTCGTACTCAATGTCACGGTCACCAATCGCGGAGATAAGACCATGACGGTCCGCGACATGTTCAGGGAAGCGGGCCGTTTCGATGGAATCGACTACACCCCTGACGGGGTTTCCCTGGTGGATACCGCGAACAGCAAGCGCTACATGCCCTTCAATCGCGAGGGCGAAGATAAGTGCCTCTGCTCGGATTGGGACGGGACCACCGAGATCACAGAGGGCGAGTCAATAGATTTTTGGGTTGCTTACCCAAATCTACCCTCAGAAGTAAAATCGGTCGTCATCACCACCCCCGTCACTCCCAACATAATCGATGTACCGATAACAAACACGAAATCCCCCGACAAGGAAATCACCGAAACCCCTGTCGAAGACCCGGACATTCGAGATCTGACTTCATATGCAGACGCCTTGGACGGCGAATCCTCGCGAGAAGAAACAGGGTCAGAGACCAAGATTATGCTCTCCTCTGACATCCTCTTCAAAGTCAACGAATCGAAGCTGACAGAGAAGGCGACTCAGGCCCTAGAAAGCGTCGCCAAAGAGATCGACGCAAGCTCTGGAAGCACCGTCAAAATTGACGGATACACAGACAATACCGGAAACGACTCGATCAACAACCCTCTCTCGGAAGAGCGCGCAGAAGCAGTCAAGAAGGAACTTGAGAAGATCACAACTCGCGAAGGATTGGAGTTCGAGGTCGAGGGCCATGGCTCCGATGACCCTGTAGCCACGAACAGCACCGATGAGGGACGAGAGAAAAATCGGCGCGTGACCATCACTTTCGAAAAATAG
- a CDS encoding alpha/beta hydrolase has protein sequence MLRPRRAPERGASLVEYGAVILLVAGIVATVALTDVPSRVGGMFSHGMDCVLRLGECERPDGDPDGPQAAPEDDGAPPDGRVVVPPDEEAAQPENADLPEEEGRPGNADLPTAVGPADEEVVVEPVSWFGGGPELAPDPETKPDEVNDWWEGLSEAEREEVMREEPEHIRDLDGVPAEIRNELNREFLDAEVERLLEEEGQSADEALEFTLDEVRDDVPGAPSLELWEMLKLQRTVSADGSDHYILTLDPDEGRAIVSTGNPDTADNVATLVPGTGIEWTAINGQLGRAQNLRDAATRVDEEADHAVVSWIGYDTPSWGQAPFGGKAEDGKDDLQDFQYGLRVTHEGGPSNNTLIGHSYGSVVVGHAARNDSGVYVDNIVLVGSPGIGGSVDELNFDGDVGDVHVAMSDEDWINQNTLKGFHDYDGLYDDLEQSGVSIIDTGPETEHDGYFNQQEDENSGEKVDTIELRQFGGIIAGAG, from the coding sequence ATGCTTCGACCGCGCCGTGCGCCGGAGCGGGGCGCGTCCCTCGTCGAATACGGGGCCGTGATCCTCCTGGTCGCGGGCATCGTCGCGACGGTGGCCCTGACGGACGTCCCCTCCAGGGTGGGCGGCATGTTCTCCCACGGGATGGACTGCGTCCTCCGCCTGGGAGAGTGCGAGCGGCCCGACGGCGACCCGGACGGGCCGCAGGCCGCCCCCGAGGACGACGGCGCCCCGCCGGACGGAAGAGTCGTCGTCCCCCCTGACGAGGAGGCGGCCCAGCCGGAGAACGCGGACCTGCCCGAGGAGGAGGGCCGCCCCGGGAACGCCGACCTCCCCACCGCCGTCGGGCCGGCGGACGAGGAGGTCGTGGTCGAGCCGGTGAGCTGGTTCGGCGGAGGCCCGGAGCTCGCCCCCGACCCCGAGACCAAGCCCGACGAGGTCAACGACTGGTGGGAAGGGCTCAGCGAGGCGGAGCGCGAAGAGGTCATGCGCGAGGAGCCCGAGCACATCCGCGACCTCGACGGCGTCCCGGCGGAGATCCGGAACGAGCTCAACCGGGAGTTCCTCGACGCCGAGGTGGAGCGGCTGCTGGAGGAGGAGGGGCAGAGCGCCGACGAGGCCCTGGAGTTCACCCTCGACGAGGTGCGCGACGACGTTCCCGGTGCCCCCAGCCTGGAGCTCTGGGAGATGCTCAAGCTGCAGCGGACCGTGAGCGCGGACGGATCGGACCACTACATCCTCACCCTCGACCCGGACGAGGGGCGGGCCATCGTCTCGACCGGCAACCCGGACACCGCGGACAACGTCGCCACCCTGGTGCCGGGCACCGGCATCGAGTGGACCGCCATCAACGGCCAGCTCGGCCGCGCCCAGAACCTCCGCGACGCCGCGACCAGGGTCGACGAGGAGGCCGACCACGCGGTGGTCTCCTGGATCGGGTACGACACCCCGAGCTGGGGGCAGGCGCCGTTCGGCGGAAAGGCCGAGGACGGCAAGGACGACCTCCAGGACTTCCAGTACGGTCTCCGTGTCACCCACGAAGGCGGGCCCTCGAACAACACCCTCATCGGGCACAGCTACGGCTCCGTGGTCGTCGGGCACGCCGCACGGAACGATTCGGGGGTCTATGTCGACAACATCGTCCTCGTGGGGAGCCCCGGGATCGGCGGCTCGGTCGACGAGTTGAACTTCGACGGCGACGTCGGGGACGTCCATGTCGCGATGTCGGACGAGGACTGGATCAATCAGAACACCCTGAAGGGGTTCCACGACTATGACGGCCTCTACGACGATCTCGAACAGAGCGGTGTGTCCATAATCGATACCGGCCCCGAGACCGAGCACGACGGATATTTCAACCAGCAAGAGGACGAGAACAGTGGCGAGAAGGTGGACACGATCGAGCTCCGCCAGTTCGGCGGGATCATCGCCGGCGCCGGATGA
- a CDS encoding ATP-binding protein has translation MSAPRPNASALPLPRTYSTTFAGLPGQVHAARTWLDHLLTRPTTPPGATRARPTACLLLSELATNTLRHTASGAPGGLFSVIATIDASHLRVSVHDQGGPNTPAPPTAALPGDADQALLSCSGRGLLLVSSLATAWDTRPTPTGRTVWFELDLAADARS, from the coding sequence TTGTCCGCTCCACGACCCAACGCGTCCGCGCTCCCACTCCCGCGCACCTACTCCACGACCTTCGCCGGGCTGCCCGGCCAGGTCCACGCCGCCCGCACCTGGCTGGACCACCTGCTCACCCGGCCCACCACACCCCCGGGCGCGACCCGTGCCCGCCCCACCGCCTGCCTGCTCCTCAGCGAGCTGGCCACCAACACCCTGCGCCACACCGCCAGCGGCGCCCCCGGCGGCCTGTTCTCCGTCATCGCCACCATCGACGCCTCCCACCTGAGGGTCAGCGTCCACGACCAGGGCGGCCCCAACACCCCCGCGCCTCCGACGGCCGCCCTGCCCGGCGACGCCGACCAGGCCCTGCTCTCCTGCTCCGGACGCGGCCTGCTCCTGGTCTCCTCCCTGGCCACCGCCTGGGACACCCGCCCCACCCCCACCGGCCGCACCGTCTGGTTCGAACTCGACCTCGCCGCCGACGCCCGGTCCTGA
- a CDS encoding HTTM domain-containing protein, with translation MISLPSPAALLSSVADSQVGARALGVTRTMVACAAVAKALLSVPYFLELEAQRLALPLLPLPEVPWVLVVLLWTAGGVLLLFGAAVPLSAGLVAACAWYTLFLDERTYSNHLFLLALLATLLTASGGGSVRAGRDARVPGATAFLLMTQVSTMYAFAGIAKINASFFAGEVFVRSVGTDAALISFAPERFPALLLTAGALGAVCLELFLAVGLWFRATRRWAFLGGVLLHTMFLLTMSRPLLLLCFALLSWSAYPLFASWRPARQGVPGETSRFSS, from the coding sequence TTGATCTCCCTCCCATCCCCCGCCGCCCTCCTCTCCTCGGTCGCCGATTCCCAGGTCGGAGCCCGCGCCCTCGGTGTGACCCGCACCATGGTCGCCTGCGCCGCGGTCGCCAAGGCCCTGCTCTCCGTCCCCTACTTCCTGGAGCTGGAGGCCCAGCGGCTGGCCCTCCCCCTCCTGCCCCTCCCCGAGGTCCCCTGGGTGCTCGTCGTGCTGCTGTGGACCGCGGGCGGGGTCCTGCTGCTCTTCGGCGCGGCGGTCCCGCTCTCGGCCGGCCTGGTCGCCGCCTGCGCCTGGTACACGCTCTTCCTCGACGAGCGGACCTACTCCAACCACCTGTTCCTCCTCGCCCTCCTGGCGACGCTGCTCACCGCCTCCGGCGGGGGCTCGGTGCGGGCGGGCCGGGACGCGCGCGTCCCCGGAGCCACGGCCTTCCTGCTGATGACCCAGGTCTCGACGATGTACGCCTTCGCCGGCATCGCCAAGATCAACGCCTCCTTCTTCGCGGGAGAGGTGTTCGTGCGCAGTGTCGGCACCGACGCCGCGCTGATCTCCTTCGCCCCGGAGCGCTTCCCCGCCCTGCTCCTCACCGCGGGGGCGCTCGGCGCCGTCTGCCTGGAGCTCTTCCTCGCCGTCGGCCTCTGGTTCCGCGCCACGCGCAGGTGGGCGTTCCTCGGCGGCGTTCTCCTGCACACGATGTTCCTGCTGACGATGTCGCGCCCGCTCCTTCTGCTCTGCTTCGCGCTGCTCTCCTGGTCGGCCTATCCGCTCTTCGCCTCCTGGCGGCCCGCTCGGCAGGGTGTACCAGGAGAGACCTCGCGCTTCTCGTCCTGA
- a CDS encoding DUF7683 domain-containing protein: protein MRVRREVCGYDRETEWQVWSIPIDDGSVRSLAPLLGTEDDEDLVHVYDLEGRALDEAARLAGFRPRPDLDYTLEAFAPEG from the coding sequence ATGCGGGTGAGGCGTGAGGTCTGCGGTTACGACCGCGAGACCGAGTGGCAGGTCTGGAGCATCCCGATCGACGACGGGTCGGTGCGTTCGCTCGCCCCTCTCCTCGGCACCGAGGACGACGAGGACCTGGTCCACGTCTACGACCTGGAAGGCCGCGCCCTCGATGAAGCCGCCCGGCTCGCGGGGTTCCGGCCCCGCCCCGACCTCGACTACACCCTTGAGGCGTTCGCCCCCGAAGGATGA